Part of the Zingiber officinale cultivar Zhangliang chromosome 8A, Zo_v1.1, whole genome shotgun sequence genome, cggcaaggcagttgaggatgtagtttcggcaaaggaactcagaataagttcatgcctccactgtactgatggtttgcgcatcagcatcctcagtgcgcttgggagggtcctcgatcaagaaccgagccagattgagtgtggtcaggtagaagagcatcttctgctgccacctcttgaagttcagtccactgaacttctctgacctttccccatgactgattggcacagttccaatcggggcggagggggcctgaatgtgttgagtctgttgcacctcaacagttagttctgtggtcatctcaacagaatcgagtctgtttcaagattgttagacACAAACAATTTGCCGGAGATTTTAGGGtatttagctgaatttaaaattacaccgaattcaaattcaacttacaattgagatgacctgagctgataatctcaggctgccagcaggggctggttttgaGCAAATCGTCTGAGCAGCAAGTCAGGTCAGCAGCTCGGGTCGGTAGACCAGCTCGGCGGGTCGGCAGCTCAGCTCGGCGGGTCTGCAGCTCGGGTCGGCAGACCAGCTCGGTGGGTCGACAGACCAGCTCGGCGGGTCGGCAGCTCAGCTCAGTCGAACAGTGGGTCAGGAGGATTGATCGAGGCCTGCGagttcgcagtttccttgaaacagattcgcccccacctccggctgtgcttcgaggcctaTTCGGgaggtctgtttcccaggatacaacgatcTGACCGTGGACTCCACCAAGCATTGgtagtcacggcgaactgagtagCACCCGATCACTATCACGGGCgctctgccgagcaggagttgtACGACAGAGGGGAACGAGGAGGAGGACCTTTGCTTTTGTTGCTCTCTCTTCTTTTCTGCCTGTGAtcacagcctccttatataggagctcagatcaacggcagtgttaatgaccttaatggtcattattagccgAACAGCGAAACGgtcaccgtttcactcattattattCAGTCggttttattctgcattaatctcgaattaATGTATCCATTTTACAGCAACAAAAAGTTcaacgtggcaaaatgttggttgttctgcTTAGGCAAATTTTTTACcccgaccggtccgacattcgtgtgcgcaggtcgcgctcgagtcaacttggttcaatgcaatccgggccctggatttgcaccccccctgcgcacccacgcgtgagagagagcctctccccatgcatttgttcacatcctcaatgcatgtgaatcaatataaaccaacaaacttgccttgaaacttccaatgtgggactaaagtcccattcacaatggagcttcttctcttccacctcttctccattcacacttattcaacaatcccccacatgaatagagatatggtatgtgatagcattcagcagttgagtcaagtataggataagtagggtttaccctttgaaccttcccttgtgaagatctggttgcttactggctgatagtagacatgatgtccttgaactatactgccgtctgtgtaagcagtgacaaatctcacccaagactctccctgatacaactcagttctcatgagtgtgttcgttcttggccatgaacacgcctggttctgtgagaagctctaagaattgtgcctccaattctcttcgaagcggccccacttctttctcacataggtgatccctcaagagttaccatctactctttttgatcattaaaagctcATTAGCTTATCCTGCTCTAGTCACTGTTTTAATGGGCTacccccacagtgtgtctagtcagtgcagattagttgtccctttgaacctagtttttaggatctccagtcagcataggttgggtgtcctctgcactgatcgctgacaacggcatcaagcccattccctgtgatgagcttgcaactaactctcgatttaaccctttggttagcggatccgctaggttatcctttgacttcacatagtcaacagtgataactccagttgagagtagttgtctaatggtattgtgtctacgacgtatatgtctagacttaccattacacagatggctctgtgcccgaccgattgctgattgactatcgcaatgtatgcaaatcgccggCACCGGTTTCGCCCATCATGGAATATCTTCTATGAATTGCCGTAGCCACTCAGCCTCTTCACTGcacttgtcaagagctacaaactcagattccatcgtggatctagttattacggtttgcttagaagatttccaggaaatggctgcacctgctagagtgaagacatacccactcgtagacttagagtcttttatatcggatatccaacttgcatcgctgtatccttcgattaCAGCAGaatatctcgtatagtgcagtccatattcacgagtatacctcaagtacctcagtactcttgttatccctttccagtgctaaacaccgggattactcgtgtatctactcagtttgcttactgcgtaggccaagtctggtcgagtacaactcatcaagtatatcagacttccaatcactcgagagtactctatctgcgagatactttcacctcgatttttcgatagatgttgactcgtatctatcgacgttcgtgccaaagcagtatcacccttggtgaatttttcaagaattttgtccacgtaatgggactgactaagaacaagtccttctgtcgttctaagaattttgattcccagaatcacatcagctaggcccatgtctttcatgtcaaatcttgagttcaacatatcttttgtggatttgattatcttatcattactcccaatgataagtatgtcatctacatagaggcacaagatgacatagtcactctctgtggctctcatgtagacacatttatcacattcattgatcttgaatccacattccttcatgacattatcaaatttctcatgccactgctttggagcttgtttcaagccatataatgacttcaccaatctacataccttgtttttctgtcctggtacagaaaacccctcaggttggtccatgtagatttcctcttctaaatccccgtttagaaaagctgtctttacatccatttgatatattttgagattccatagagcggctatagccaacaatactctaatggaaattattctcgataccggagagtatgtattgaagtaatcaaggtcttctcgttgttggtatcctttgattaccaatctggccttgtatttatcgatcgtgccatctgacttcattttcttcttgaaaatccacttgcaacctagtggtttacttcccggaggaagatccacaagttcccaagtgtgattttgcaagatagattctatctcagatgcaattgcctctttccagtgaggtccatcagaagagcctacagcttctgagtaactacggggctcactctccaacataaaagtgataaaatccgatccataggatttttctacccgagctcttttgctccgtctaggctcaacctccactggttcctcattgtcatcattttcttcttcgccttgtgtttcattcgcccgttttgaggagctagcatcctcacgggtcttatacggaaacacatgctcgaagaaagtGACATTTCTCGATTTGATTATCGAGTTCCTGTGTATCTCCGGTACGTGTGACTCATgcacacaaaatcgataagcactgctgttatgtgcatatccaataaatatgcaatcaacagtctttggtcctatcttaatccttttcggatcaggtaccaatactttggcaagacacccccacattcgtaaatatttgtaggacggttgtcttccattccacgactgataagggctcttatctattttcttccggggcaccttatttaaaaggtaattagctgttaacacagcttccccccacatggactctggcaatccagagcttaatAAAAGAGCGttcatcatctccttaagagttcgattctttcgctcagcaaccccgttttgctgaggagtataaggagctgttgtttcatgtctgatcccatgttcagcacacaactcagcgaacggtgacacatattcaccgccttggtcacttcgaaccaccttaatctttctattaagctggttttcaacctcgttcttatagagagcaaatttctctatagcttcatccttacttttaagaagatacacataacagtattttgtgttatcatctacaaaagtgatgaagtatttatttccaccacgcgttggcgtaccttttagatCACACACATCAGTGtgaattaggtcaagtggttcgttacttctttcaatatgttgaaaggatgaccttgtcattttcgcttcaacacaaatctcacacttgtgttttgggtcaaggtggaatgtaggtatgctttgcatgtttattaatctacgcaatacatcgtagttaacatgccctagtctaccatgccacaaacacgaagactcaagcatataagtggaagagctttcagttttatttatcttgggcctaatagccattacattgagcttaaacagcccatcagatacatagtctcttcctacaaacatcccatttttggacaatacaactctgtccgactcaaaaacaatgcgaaagccatgcttgcttagaagtgatccggacactagattcttacgaatctccggaacatacagcacattgttcagagtgaggtccttgcccgaggtcatcttcagcaccacctttccttggcctttgatgttcgaggttgctgagttccccatgaatagtttgtctccagtgacttcttcgaagttgtggagcagctctttGTTACAGCAGACATGTCGAGtgactccagtatcgatccaccattgccgcgggtttgaaccgatcaggttcaGCTCAGAGACCACAtcgcagaggtcgtccatttctggtccctcgttcaggttggcctcctgcttcttcttcggctttctgcactccgaagatttgtgacccactttgtcacagttgaagcacttcccagagaatttcttcttgctgatgcttcctttgggtcccatcttggaagacttggggttcttccgtttcgagctttgtccgtgctcgaccacgttggctttgacAGTAGCcggagagaacaactttctctctgaactcttgttgtcttcttcgatgcgaagtcgaacgatgagttcctccacattcatctccttccgcttgtgcttcaggtagttcttgaagtccttccagccgggaggcagcttctcgatgatagcagccacttggaaggtttcactcagaaccatcccttctgagtggatctcatgcaagatcacctgaagctcctggacttgactgatcatcgtcttggagtcaaccatcttgtagtccaggaatctacccacgatgaacttctttgcccctgtgtcctccgtcttgtatttcttgtctagGGACTCCTACAGATCCTTAGCCGTACTCTTCaagctatacacagcgtacagcgagtcggcaaggcagttgaggatgtagtttcggcaaaggaactcggaatgagtccatgcctccactgtattgatggtttgcgcatcagcatcctcagtgcGCTTGGGaaggtcctcggtcaagaaccgagccagattgagtgtggtcaggtagaagagcatcttctgctgccacctcttgaagttcagtccactgaacttctctggccttttcccatgactgattggcacagttccaatcggggcaaAGGGGGCCTgaatgtgttgagtctgttgcacctcaacagttagttccgtggccatctcaacagaatcgactctgtttcaagattgttggacacaAACAATTTGCCGGAGATTTTAGGGtatttagctgaatttaaaattacaccgaattcaaattcaacttacaattgagatgacctgagctgataatctcaggctgccagcaggggctggttttgaGCAAATCGTCCGAGCAGCAAGTCAGGTCAGCAGCTCGGGTCGGCAGACCAGCTCGGCGGGTCGGCAGCTCGGGTCGGTAGACCAGCTCGGAGGGTCGGCAGCTCAGCCGAACAGCAGGTCAGGATGGCAGCTCAGCCGAACAGCAGGTCAGGTCGGCAGCTCAGCCGAACAGCAGGTTAGGTCGGCAGCTCAGTCGAACAGTGGGTCAGGAGGATTGATCGAGGCCTGCGagttcgcagtttccttgaaacagattcgcccccacctccggctgtgcttcgaggcctaTTCGGgaggtctgtttcccaggatacaacgatcTGACCGTGGACTCCACCAAGCATTGgtagtcacggcgaactgagtagCACCCGATCACTATCACGGGCgctctgccgagcaggagttgtACGACAGAGGGGAACGAGGAGGAGGACCTTTGCTTTTGTTGCTCTCTCTTCTTTTCTGCCTGTGAtcacagcctccttatataggagctcagatcaacggcagtgttaatgaccttaatggtcattattagccgAACAGCGAAACGgtcaccgtttcactcattattattCAGTCggttttattctgcattaatctcgaattaATGTATCCATTTTACAGCAACAAAAAGTTcaacgtggcaaaatgttggttgttctgcTTAGGCAAATTTTTTACcccgaccggtccgacattcgtgtgcgcaggtcgcgctcgagtcaacttggttcaatgcaatccgggccctggatttgcaccccccctgcgcacccacgcgtgagagagagcctctccccatgcatttgttcacatcctcaatgcatgtgaatcaatataaaccaacaaacttgccttgaaacttccaatgtgggactaaagtcccattcacaatggaacttcttctcttccacctcttctccattcacacttattcaacagtTTTGTCAAGGGTAAGTGGACCTTTCACTCCATCTCAATGGCTGGAACTCGAAAGCCAGACCTTGATTGATACGGTGCGTGATCGTGGGGTCAGAGAGATGACATGGTCGGGAGTTAAGACCGCGGTATGATTAAAAGTCAAGTTctcgtggaggtcagaagtcaagtttGCGTGACGGTCAGAAGTTACGCTTACGTGGTAGTCAAAAGTCTGACTCACGTGGAGGTCAAGGATCCGGCCTACGTGTAGTTCAAGGGGCTCAGTTGCAAGATAGGCAGGGTTAGACACGAATGGCGTCTCAAGAATGGACCTGTGTCGAGTGAGGACTCGAGTACAGGTCGGGATTGTGCCAACCAAAAATACAGGTCAGGGCTTCTAGCTTTGCCGCACAGGATACAGggacaagcgtacaggtcgggattgtgCCAACCAATGAAACAGGTCCGGGCTTCTAGTCTTGCAGCACAGGATACAGGGACAAACATACAGGTCAGGATTGTGCCAATTAAGGATACAAGTCAGGGCTTCTAGCCTTACGGCACAGGATACATGGACAAGCGTACAGGTTGGGATTGTGCCAACCaaagatacaggtcaggacttctaGCATTGCGACACAGGATACATggacaagcgtacaggtcgggattgtgccaaccaaggatacaggtcaggacttctaGCCTTGCGACACAGGATACATGGACAAGGATACAGGTGGGGATTGTGCCAACCAAAGATACAGGTCAAGACTTATAGTCTTGCGGCACCAAGTACAGggacaagcgtacaggtcgggattgtgccaaccaaggatacaggtcaaggcttctagccttgcggcacaggatacatggacaagcgtacaggtcgggattgtgccaacgaaggatacaggtcaggacttctagccttgcggcacaggatacatagacaaggatacaggtcgggactcaGGAAAAGCGGAAGCAAACCGacgcatacaggtcgggactcaGGATAGCTACAGGTCTGCACCCACAGGTCGGGATCATCAAGTATAAAGAGCCAATACAGGAACATTGGAATAAGGGGGTCGGGCGCTACACGACAAgcaagccaaggaatcgtaacaacctgtcaggAAATAATCACTGCCTATCAGAAAATATGCCAATGGTCTGGTGTATACATCCCTAGGATTCCTTCCTAGACCTATAGAAGGACGTCACATGTCATCCACCACCAGtttgacatccgacattccctgacacccgtcagactccagaaacatccgttgcagtataaaaagggatgttttgtCCCTTACGGAGGTACCCTCACTCATCATTTCATACTCGTCTTCTACTTTTCGTTCTTTCTCTGTGtttctgggaaaaaagtacctgacttgagcctcggagggcctgatcctgggactttttccctggtttctggacTCTAACGACtggtgggctcgtctgagtgtgcagaGAATCCCTGCTTCATCATCTCCGTCACCAGCCCCCATCAGTCGCTCGTGTGAGCTCTCCCAGAGGGTGCCAGATCAACCCGGCTTCGCAACGACTTTTCGTCAACACTAGCGACCTCgcggcccgccttcatccgactcagcttccggacgggatcattgATCTATAAATACATTGTTGAAAATATGACAATTCCACCAAATCTGCTCATCTCCGTAAACAGAGATTTTGGGTTCCCTCCATTTTCAGCTGGATATTTTAGCTCAAATACATGTAAGACTTCCATTCTCATGGCAAATGCAAGGAAGCAATTTTCACAAGTCTTTTGTATCTTGTTGCTTGATTGAAGATGCTAAGCTTCTTCTTTTGATTTGTCAAGTAGAAATTAAGTGTCTCTTTTGTTTGATTGAAGTAAAGTGTCCTTTTGTATCGTGATAATGGAATTTCAATTTAGTTACTTGGTAGAAAATAAAGTTGAAATGCTTTTTCTTTTTAGTGTAATACTCATTCCTTTTTCATATCTTGCTAAAGCTATTACACTCAACTGCAACCCCACATTTTATTCTTATAGTGTTCTACTTCATAGCAAGTGCAATTGTATCTGGTTTCTGAAAATTTCCTTTCTGCAGTATGAGCAACTGAAATGGTGATAGGTGTAGTGTTTTTATTTAGCATAGTTTCACAACTTCTGCAGTAGGATGGCGACAAGCAGGAAATGAGGATCCAAAGCCTTGTAGATGTCGCCGAACGGATGGGAAAAAATGGTGATCGTTCAAGAAAGCATGTGGAAGGCTGTATCGACCATGCCGTGGAAATCATTCCTGCCACAGCACATACAAAATGTGTGGCCATTGTGTCTGGTGATGAAATTTCTGGCAGCCTCACCAATTCACTGCATCAGACTGAATATTTGCAGACAACTGATTGCTGCCCTTCACAATTGGACAATTGGACAGGTAACTCTCACTTGTGGTTTCATTTGGCACTAATATTGTCTTAAAATCTACATTGTTTTAATTTCTTGATGGTATTGATTTTATCAAGCTGGAAGATGCCATCTAAGCTAATGAGCTAAGGAAACATCATTAGGTGTTGGGCTTGGCACAAAGTGACCTGCTTTTTGTTCATGGCCAAAACCATGCCATTTAGTTCAAGTGCTTTCGGTGGGAAACAACGTGTTTTGAGCCAACATCAGAAATGCCAAGAACCGATGAAACCCCGCCAATAATTGGTTAAAAAGAGAGGAAACCAATTGCCGCTCAGTTCTATTGATTTGAGGTTTATCCTATCATGCGCTTGACACCTGTGTATctacatgtacctccctccatatccgtgagacCGACACTAGGGAGGCCGTTAATGGAGCATGCAAATTTTTCATTACATGAAAGTGATGCAGTCAATATGGTGCGAGAAGTAGGTGTACCAAGGCATATAAGTCAATATCAGAAAGGTTTGATGTCGATTTCCTGCAAGTCTACTATGGCCGGTTCACTCAGAGAGGTTCACCACCAATGAACAAGGCAAAAACCTTTCTCCTCATCTATAAACTTCTTGGCTGATGGATGTGATTTGAGCAATAGGCTAGAGTCATCTACTCATGTCCTTCAGACGAATTCACTCCGGTCCATGTCTAGCGGCGTCTGGAGCAGTCCAAGGGCTGATAACCACAACTCACCTGAAAACAAGGGTGGCCTGTGTGATGATATTCTTAAAACTCCATCGGCAAACATCAGCATAGAGAAACAATGAGTTGACAATGAACTCATTGATCGACAAACATTGGCAAGTCATCGTTATAATTCACCATTGATCGAGGGTCTTCAACAAACTCTTGGAATGGTTAGCCTCAAAATTTGATATTCCACAAAGCATGCTTGTTTCTGAAGACACTACAAATTGAAACGTACACTGTTATCATTTCACACCAAACCTATGCCTGTCTACAATCAGACTCGTTGTTGCTTTTATTATTCACTTAAAGAACTTGGCTATTTTGTCTGCATTAACCTACCCAAACATCTTAAAATGTCAACTCTCTTTAAATACATAATGTGCAGTTTGGTGGGAAGCTTTGCCTTCTGGTACCCAGACATTTTGAAAGTTGCAAGTATTATTTTACTCATAGGAACATGCATGCTTACCTTGTTCAAGATGTGATAAAGTTTCTAATCCATCAATCCTTCAAGCAACTTTAGCATAAATTATATGCCTTACTAATTAATAGCCTTCAAAGCAGTCAATCTTTGGAATATACATAAATGATCatcaaaactttaaaattaaggaGAATAATCATAGGACTCATTGACTAGTTAACAAAAGTTGTTATAGAATATGGTTTTGCTGAATAAAATTTAGCCAATCATTAGGAGAAAAAACTGATATATTTACTGCTACTTTTTCTAATCTCTGAATCACCAAGCTTAAAGCAGGTGTAGTATCGAAAATTCTTTGATACTACTCCAAATCTGAGCATTAATTAGTGTCTCATTCAATTATGACTCTGTCACATCTAGTTCAACGAGAAAGTGCATGAAAAGAGTAAGTGCAGTCATTGAGTCTTTAATTACAAGTTACTTCATTTGCTCATCAAGAAGCCAATCTGTTTGCTGTGGCATGCACTGTATATATGTGCCTGGTGGTTGAGACTTCAATGATAAGAGTAGACACCTACCATTTTTTGAATGCATTTTGAGAGTGATTTTGTGGTCCCTTCATTAGCTATCATTATATTTCTGAAACTATGCAAAAGCTGCAATATGTGTACTTTTAAGTAACCTCCTACACATCTACACCAAAAAGTCTAGCATCTCTAGGATTACATCTTCTCTGATATCATGGAAGATGACTGCTTCTAAATCAAATCCAATCTCTCTCACATGAGGTTGCAACTCATACCATTTCCTCCTGGTATTGGACATCTCTGTAGATGTCAAGTGGAGAGTCTCATCAGCAATCTCAGGGGCTAAACTTCCATGGCAATGTAGGATGCTTTTGTCATCTTTCTCATTGTTCAACACGAATTCCTCTGCCTCATCAAATTGTTTCCCTGAGTTAGCAGCCGGGTCGGCGAAGGTTGAACAGCAAGCCAGCTCAAGCAACTCTTGGAAGACATTAAAATCTTTTATCTCTTGTGCATCTgctatagagagagagagagacacgTGATGAGATAATACAATTGAATCTCTAAATCTTGACAATAAACTTACTGGAATTTAAATGAGCAGGAGAGTCATCTCCACTGGAGTGCAGGTCAAGAACAGAGACAGGGCTGAGCTGCTTCGACTCATCCACGGAGACAGGAGAAGGTAGGTGGTGCAAGGGAAGGACGATCTTTTTCTCGCCCCAGTTCAAGGCTTTCCCATGGAGAAACTTGGTGAGCATGCACTTGAGGAGCTGAAATGTGCCGAGGCCATGCTTTCTGGTAAGCCTCTTGGTGGTCCAGCAGAGTGGCGTTGGGAGGCTCTCGTGGTGACCTTTCTCAATGAGGTAGAGGTCCAACAAGAAGGGCTCCTGTTGCTCCGCCAGGATGTCAGAGAGCCACCGGCCGCTGCCGGTAGGCGACGGCTTGGAAGGACAGGCCATGATTAAGAGGGATGTGAAGAAAAAAAGGAGAGGATTTGAAGTGGGGAAGGTGAGCTGCGGTACTTTTAAACGAGAGAATAGTGAAGAAATATTGGATTGGAGGCAGAGTTAATGGCATGGCAGAAGCGAACTGAAACACTGGAGAATCTATTTGTCAGCTCGTCTTTTTGTTGGTGCGTAGACTCGGTGATGGTGGTGGAAGCTGAACGCTGGTACTGTCGACCGATTCATTTCTAGCTCGTCTACGTTTTTTTTAGAAACTCTTTATTATGAATATTCCAACGCCACGTGAATTCTATTCTAACACCGGAACTCGTCCATAGAAAAACTAAGAATACGAAAAATCGAATTTCATCACGAGAATGATATAAAAaacaaagaagtaaaaatatatagAACCGGATTG contains:
- the LOC122011985 gene encoding uncharacterized protein LOC122011985 → MACPSKPSPTGSGRWLSDILAEQQEPFLLDLYLIEKGHHESLPTPLCWTTKRLTRKHGLGTFQLLKCMLTKFLHGKALNWGEKKIVLPLHHLPSPVSVDESKQLSPVSVLDLHSSGDDSPAHLNSTDAQEIKDFNVFQELLELACCSTFADPAANSGKQFDEAEEFVLNNEKDDKSILHCHGSLAPEIADETLHLTSTEMSNTRRKWYELQPHVREIGFDLEAVIFHDIREDVILEMLDFLV